A window of the Cannabis sativa cultivar Pink pepper isolate KNU-18-1 chromosome X, ASM2916894v1, whole genome shotgun sequence genome harbors these coding sequences:
- the LOC115700604 gene encoding outer envelope pore protein 24A, chloroplastic isoform X2, giving the protein MKATFKGKYDSDKNAGASASFAFRAGDARLRASMTEATLVGGPSLNGLLLSIDKPGSFIIDYNVPKKDFRFQFMNTIKVAEKPLNLTYIHSRGDNRTILDGSLIFDSANKVSANYMFGTGNCKMKYTYIHGGVTSFEPSYDLIKNTWDFSVSQKVYGDDVFRASYQTTSKMLGLEWSRTSKINGSFKISASCDLAAEVKVPKLTAESSWDIEM; this is encoded by the exons ATGAAAGCTACTTTCAAGGGCAAGTACGACTCTGACAAAAACGCCGGCGCCTCCGCATCTTTCGCCTTTCGAGCTGGCGATGCTAGGCTCAGAGCTTCCATGACCGAAGCCACACTCGTTGGTGGTCCGAGCTTGAACGGCTTACTTCTTTCTATCGATAAGCCTGGTTCTTTTATTATCGATTACAACGTCCCCAAAAAG GATTTTCGATTTCAGTTCATGAACACAATTAAGGTTGCAGAGAAACCATTGAATTTGACTTACATTCATAGCAGAGGTGACAATAGGACTATATTGGATGGAAGTCTTATCTTTGATTCAGCTAATAAGGTTTCGGCCAATTACATGTTTGGGACGGGAAATTGCAAGATGAAGTACACTTACATTCATGGTGGGGTGACATCATTTGAGCCATCTTATGATTTGATCAAGAATACTTGGGACTTTTCTGTGTCTCAGAAGGTTTATGGGGATGATGTGTTTCGGGCTTCGTACCAGACAACGAGCAAGATGTTGGGGTTGGAGTGGTCAAGGACTTCAAAGATAAATGGATCTTTCAAG ATTTCAGCATCATGCGATTTGGCTGCAGAAGTTAAGGTACCAAAATTAACCGCTGAGAGCTCGTGGGATATTGAGATGTGA
- the LOC115700604 gene encoding outer envelope pore protein 24A, chloroplastic isoform X1: MKATFKGKYDSDKNAGASASFAFRAGDARLRASMTEATLVGGPSLNGLLLSIDKPGSFIIDYNVPKKDFRFQFMNTIKVAEKPLNLTYIHSRGDNRTILDGSLIFDSANKVSANYMFGTGNCKMKYTYIHGGVTSFEPSYDLIKNTWDFSVSQKVYGDDVFRASYQTTSKMLGLEWSRTSKINGSFKVCLRIMFLFQFLLPGYWNLLFDWLKNIVLFGKREKDKILRICGIDIQNKWIFKVCTLHIYSFCFFFC, encoded by the exons ATGAAAGCTACTTTCAAGGGCAAGTACGACTCTGACAAAAACGCCGGCGCCTCCGCATCTTTCGCCTTTCGAGCTGGCGATGCTAGGCTCAGAGCTTCCATGACCGAAGCCACACTCGTTGGTGGTCCGAGCTTGAACGGCTTACTTCTTTCTATCGATAAGCCTGGTTCTTTTATTATCGATTACAACGTCCCCAAAAAG GATTTTCGATTTCAGTTCATGAACACAATTAAGGTTGCAGAGAAACCATTGAATTTGACTTACATTCATAGCAGAGGTGACAATAGGACTATATTGGATGGAAGTCTTATCTTTGATTCAGCTAATAAGGTTTCGGCCAATTACATGTTTGGGACGGGAAATTGCAAGATGAAGTACACTTACATTCATGGTGGGGTGACATCATTTGAGCCATCTTATGATTTGATCAAGAATACTTGGGACTTTTCTGTGTCTCAGAAGGTTTATGGGGATGATGTGTTTCGGGCTTCGTACCAGACAACGAGCAAGATGTTGGGGTTGGAGTGGTCAAGGACTTCAAAGATAAATGGATCTTTCAAGGTTTGTCTTCGTATTATGTTTCTATTTCAGTTTTTGTTGCCTGGATATTGGAATTTGCTTTTCGATTGGttaaaaaatatagttttatttggaaagagagaaaaagataaaatactcAGAATTTGTGGCATAGATATACAGAATAAATGGATCTTCAAGGTTTGTACTTTGCATATATATAGTTTCTGCTTCTTTTTTTGTTGA
- the LOC115700613 gene encoding uncharacterized protein LOC115700613 has protein sequence MELRSCNNLHFIKAARGDLVLNTQNVKPGRQVLKVRTLEDILDTLDAKDQNRIVPSRCTLAKRVLISDLDASEFSCSDDDDGSNSDVVDIGFGEMTLKQIKENCKTKKRKRSKFVHSLTDERCTRFNLQTDEDDCDLMETLITLKSKVSKKKKLKAKEKAKEKEKVKGKRQRSLVSSQSESSASYIKLEQDLSDQDVIHSKGGFPVPITVKVEVPEVESVESPCSILFASDSSLLYEDQVDSCEVLQREATMIATDYDCIQALCLDGQNAICFLVDSYGAVHRNTIEITEECDLDIVPLCSDRQNAVCSFVDPSLIDDNQRDTRGVELGETEIAFECDRGTQKLIYATGKPEDSVVSEVYREFSEHSTPEALQAVEDSVDSCGVVPEKMTDSAALQCVPETQMLISPIEEPQLCAQNEACFDYMENQSPKPVQNPSASCDDSKMVDILEIKSQQCSELSVLESIGEEGEPVLSTSDCRHVLDGIPSPSSNHVIPCSTDCNKNVNLPSMAIHGCLQDTEYTHESEANVQSEDTIGDTVHNLKTSPDRWVAPSIDESPTNDDKQLGELVISEGDESYYQNSKLNPPPQRLLSTRKVISPDSQEKLCQAVESIELHGEEHYRPKKKLCFTQQTEKKTKISKAEKSCQVARVRYSANLKQNVVKPKNEKRLTQTEGDHKGPHRSNVFPRFSTGCTSIETCSQNAIAFSQRQMQDMECLATKLTNELKTLKDIVEDKLLPEAGPATSFKSKPSELRMAIKNANKAEQLAQRWLSIMARDCSRFCKIMRLTENDSGAPERETTVNKEKKKITFADEAGEELCHIRLFENDSSSLEPNTHELVNK, from the exons ATGGAGTTGAGGAGTTGCAACAATTTGCATTTTATCAAAGCTGCGAGAGGTGATTTGGTACTAAATACTCAGAATGTGAAACCTGGAAGGCAAGTACTCAAAGTCAGGACGTTGGAAGACATATTAGACACTTTAGATGCAAAAGATCAGAATCGGATTGTCCCAAGCAGGTGTACTTTAGCAAAACGTGTTCTGATAAGTGATTTAGATGCTTCTGAGTTTAGTTGCAGTGATGACGATGACGGAAGTAACAGTGACGTGGTGGATATTGGTTTTGGTGAGATGACACTGAAGCAAATTAAAGAGAACtgcaaaacaaagaaaagaaaacgttCAAAGTTTGTTCATTCCTTAACTGACGAAAGGTGCACCCGTTTCAATTTACAGACCGATGAAGACGACTGTGATCTCATGGAAACTCTCATTACCTTGAAATCAAAAGTTTCAAAGAAGAAAAAGCTGAAGGCGAAGGAGAAGGCGAAAGAGAAGGAGAAGGTGAAGGGTAAACGTCAAAGAAGTCTTGTCTCTAGTCAATCTGAAAGTTCTGCATCATATATTAAATTGGAACAAGACTTAAGTGATCAAGATGTCATACATTCTAAAGGAGGTTTCCCTGTACCCATCACCGTCAAAGTAGAAGTTCCTGAAGTTGAATCTGTAGAAAGCCCATGCTCCATCCTTTTTGCCAGTGATTCCTCCTTGCTTTATGAAGATCAAGTGGATTCTTGCGAGGTTTTACAGAGAGAAGCAACTATGATTGCGACGGACTATGATTGCATCCAAGCACTGTGCTTAGATGGCCAAAATGCTATCTGTTTCCTTGTGGATTCTTACGGAGCAGTACACAGAAATACGATCGAGATTACAGAAGAATGTGATCTGGATATTGTACCTCTGTGTTCTGATAGACAAAATGCAGTCTGTTCTTTTGTTGATCCTTCTTTGATTGATGACAATCAGAGGGATACTCGTGGGGTGGAACTCGGGGAGACTGAAATAGCCTTTGAATGTGATCGGGGAACTCAAAAATTGATTTACGCAACAGGAAAACCTGAGGATTCTGTTGTTAGTGAAGTGTATCGTGAGTTCTCGGAACATTCCACTCCTGAGGCTCTTCAGGCTGTAGAAGACTCGGTCGATTCTTGTGGAGTAGTACCCGAAAAAATGACTGATTCAGCAGCTCTTCAATGTGTTCCAGAGACCCAGATGTTGATCTCTCCGATAGAAGAACCACAATTGTGTGCTCAAAATGAAGCATGCTTTGATTACATGGAAAATCAAAGTCCTAAGCCAGTTCAGAATCCAAGTGCGTCATGTGACGATAGTAAAATGGTtgatattttagaaataaaGAGTCAACAGTGCTCAGAATTGTCTGTATTAGAATCTATAGGAGAGGAAGGAGAACCTGTGTTGTCAACCAGTGATTGTAGGCATGTACTTGATGGCATTCCAAGTCCTTCCAGCAATCATGTAATCCCATGTAGCACAGACTGTAACAAGAATGTTAATCTCCCCTCTATGGCCATCCATGGGTGCCTTCAGGACACTGAGTATACCCACGAAAGTGAAGCTAATGTACAAAGTGAAGACACCATAGGTGATACAGTTCATAATCTTAAAACCAGTCCTGATAGGTGGGTTGCTCCGTCTATTGATGAATCACCTACAAATGACGATAAGCAATTGGGGGAGCTTGTGATTTCAGAAGGTGATGAGTCTTACTACCAAAATTCAAAGTTAAATCCTCCTCCTCAAAGGCTCCTGTCAACCAGAAAG gttATTTCTCCAGATTCTCAAGAAAAATTGTGTCAGGCTGTGGAGTCAATTGAGTTACACGGGGAGGAACATTACA GACCTAAGAAGAAACTATGCTTTACACAACAGACCGAGAAGAAGACCAAAATCTCGAAAGCTGAAAAGTCTTGTCAGGTTGCTAGAGTTAGATATTCAGCTAACCTTAAGCAAAACGTTGTGAAACCAAAGAACGAGAAGAGACTCACCCAAACCGAAGGTGACCATAAGGGTCCTCATCGTTCTAATGTATTCCCACGCTTTAGTACTGGGTGCACTTCCATAGAAACTTGTTCGCAAAATGCAATTGCTTTCTCACAACGCCAGATGCAAGACATGGAATGTCTTGCAACAAAGCTCACCAATGAGTTAAAGACCCTGAAGGACATTGTAGAAGATAAATTGCTCCCTGAAGCCGGTCCAGCAACGTCCTTTAAATCTAAGCCCAGTGAG TTGAGAATGGCCATTAAGAATGCAAACAAAGCGGAACAATTAGCTCAAAGATGGCTTTCTATAATGGCCAGGGACTGCAGCCGTTTCTGTAAAATCATG AGATTGACTGAAAACGACTCTGGTGCTCCTGAACGTGAAACTACTGTAAACaaggagaagaaaaaaataacgtTTGCTGATGAAGCTGGGGAAGAACTTTGTCATATTAGACTTTTTGAAAATGACTCATCATCGTTGGAACCGAATACCCACGAATTGGTAAATAAATGA
- the LOC115700622 gene encoding transcription repressor OFP7 encodes MSKRFKLKFPNVKSFQLCRSKDPSSLPENPKPVIYRPSPVNPKVFDIGYPSTLPAPPPSTPEYSFVMRRAAASSRMKSDGCGPTTCAQYFYSGCSSTELPCCNFKTTSSSAVTEKYFVKKRKNEKKQKRSKARSDYRRDFVSFSSSNDYDEDEDSVVLLDSSRSFSNEVANDEPIIMEIPNDIPRVRSKEKVVEDSRIRRVKSQSNCNTGSSSSSSKNRKGSVKTVPFQGTAGDVVEVTKVRESVAVVKKSDDPYEDFKRSMLEMIMEKQMFEASDLEELLQCFLTLNSRQYHGVIVEAFSEIWDILFCDSPVKQHRLSF; translated from the coding sequence ATGTCTAAGCGCTTTAAACTTAAATTTCCTAATGTTAAATCTTTCCAATTATGTCGTTCCAAAGACCCTTCATCCTTACCAGAAAATCCTAAGCCGGTAATTTACCGGCCATCGCCGGTAAACCCGAAGGTTTTCGACATCGGCTACCCGTCCACTCTACCGGCACCTCCGCCTTCAACACCGGAGTACTCGTTCGTGATGCGACGCGCCGCCGCTTCATCGAGGATGAAATCGGACGGCTGTGGGCCGACGACGTGCGCTCAGTACTTCTATTCTGGCTGCAGCAGTACCGAATTGCCTTGTTGCAATTTCAAAACGACGTCGTCGTCTGCCGTGACGGAAAAATATTTCGTTAAGAAGAGAAAGAATGAGAAGAAGCAGAAGCGATCAAAAGCTCGGAGTGATTACCGAAGAGACTTCGTTTCGTTTAGCAGCAGCAACGATTATGATGAAGACGAGGACAGCGTAGTCCTTCTCGATTCTTCAAGAAGCTTCTCGAATGAGGTTGCTAATGATGAACCGATTATAATGGAGATACCGAACGATATTCCGAGAGTTCGATCAAAGGAGAAGGTCGTGGAAGATTCGAGAATTCGGAGAGTGAAGAGCCAGAGTAATTGCAACACcggtagtagtagtagtagttctAAGAATCGGAAAGGATCGGTCAAAACGGTGCCGTTTCAGGGAACAGCCGGTGACGTGGTGGAGGTAACAAAGGTGAGGGAAAGCGTAGCAGTAGTGAAGAAATCGGATGATCCGTACGAAGATTTCAAGAGGTCAATGTTGGAGATGATAATGGAGAAGCAGATGTTCGAGGCCAGTGATTTGGAGGAGCTTCTTCAATGCTTCTTGACACTGAATTCGCGCCAGTACCATGGTGTTATAGTCGAAGCTTTCTCTGAGATTTGGGACATCTTGTTCTGTGATTCTCCTGTCAAACAACACCGACTCTCCTTTTAA
- the LOC115700631 gene encoding uncharacterized protein LOC115700631, protein MRKLCPNFDKENGLDTVLEVPIPEEMFTSMGSNAVLRWQNLRSLMKAQSIDNINKLPSSNNNDNNDKSHLSSGSNNEFMALLKLVGSPLIPLQLQSGNVLLTRPIKTGSIETSSAKYILQQYLAATGGLGALNSINSMYAVGQVKMRGSEMKEGDDSVVSVKTKGKQGHEVGGFVLWQMNPDLWYLELVVSGFKVSAGSDGKLAWNQSSSQPSHANKGPPRPLRRFFQGLDPRCIANLFLEGVCVGEKTIKNDDCFVLRLETAPNILKAQSTAQTEISRHTMWGYFSQRTGLLIQFEDTKLVRMKPMKGKNNKESSSVFWETTMISSIEDYRYEDGINIAHSGNTSAMLYRYGEAHNHKRRIEETWKIEEIGFNISGLSMDCFLPPSELKRDNNVADT, encoded by the exons ATGAGGAAGCTTTGTCcgaattttgacaaagaaaatgGGCTGGATACGGTGTTGGAGGTTCCTATCCCAGAAGAAATGTTCACCAGTATGGGGAGCAACGCGGTTTTAAGGTGGCAAAATCTACGGTCTTTGATGAAAGCACAATCCATTGACAATATTAATAAGCTTCCCTCttctaataataatgataataatgatAAATCCCATCTCTCTTCTGGATCCAATAACGAGTTTATGGCTTTGCTTAAACTCGTTGGTTCTCCTCTTATTCCTCTTCAGCTCCAATCTGGCAACGTTCTCCTAACTCGTCCAATTAAAACTGGTTCCATT GAAACTTCTTCGGCAAAGtatatattgcaacaatatttGGCAGCAACAGGGGGATTAGGGGCGTTGAACTCGATCAATAGCATGTACGCAGTGGGACAGGTGAAGATGAGGGGGTCAGAAATGAAAGAGGGTGATGATAGTGTTGTTAGTGTAAAGACGAAAGGGAAGCAAGGTCATGAGGTTGGTGGGTTTGTGCTTTGGCAAATGAATCCTGATTTGTGGTACTTAGAACTTGTGGTTTCTGGCTTCAAAGTCAGTGCCGGCAGTGATGGCAAACTCGCTTGGAATCAGTCTTCTTCTCAACCTTCTCATGCTAACAAAGGCCCTCCTAGACCACTTCGTCGATTCTTCCAG ggATTGGACCCCAGGTGCATAGCCAACTTGTTTCTTGAAGGTGTATGTGTAGGAGAGAAAACCATTAAGAATGATGACTGTTTTGTATTGAGGCTAGAAACGGCCCCAAACATCCTCAAGGCCCAAAGCACGGCCCAAACTGAGATATCACGGCATACAATGTGGGGTTACTTCAGTCAACGCACTGGACTTCTGATCCAGTTTGAAGACACAAAACTAGTTAGAATGAAGCCCATGAAGGGAAAGAACAACAAGGAAAGTAGTAGTGTATTTTGGGAAACAACAATGATATCATCCATAGAGGATTACAGATACGAGGATGGGATTAACATAGCTCATAGTGGTAACACCTCAGCCATGCTTTATAGGTATGGAGAAGCTCATAATCACAAGAGAAGGATTGAGGAGACATGGAAGATTGAAGAGATTGGATTTAACATTTCTGGATTGTCTATGGATTGTTTTTTGCCCCCTTCTGAACTCAAGAGAGATAATAATGTTGCagacacttaa